TTCATGGCAGAACTCTGATCATCTCCTCGCTGATGATGCTGCTTGCTCTTGTCTTGTACTTGTGCATAGGCTGGCCAATTCTCAGCACCCTCCCGTCCATCGTCGCCAACCTGCACAACCTCCAcgaccacctcgccggcgtcctcgccgcgTCGGGACACACCGTCATGGCgcgcggctcggcggcgaccAGCAGCATCCGGTTCTTCATCACATGTGACCCTGAAAATGTCCGGCACATCTTCACCTCCAACCATGGCAACTACCCCAAGGGCCACGAGTTCGCCGAGATCTTCGACATCATGGCCGGCGTCTCCTTCACCCTCGACGGCGAGCCCTACCTCCGGCTGCGTGCCAAGATGCTGAGCGTCCTCGGCGACCCACGGTTGGTTGCCTCCATGGCCGCCTCCTGCCTCGACAAGGTGCGGGATGGTGTTCTCCCCTTCTTGGCCCGCGTGGCCACCGCCGGGGCGCCGTTCGATATGCAGGATTTTGCCGGGAGGCTCATGTTCGACGTGACGTCCATGGCGGTGTTCGGCGTCCACCCTGGCTACCTGTCCTCTGACATGATGCCgcccgcgcacgccgccgccgccatggacacGGTCATGAAGGTGGGCCTGCTCCGGCACGTCATGCCGGCGTCCTTGTGGAAGGCGATGAGAAGGCTCAACATCGGCCCGGAGAGGAGGCTCGCCGCGGCGCACAGGGTGCTCCATGGCTTCGTCGGTGAGATGATGGAGGCGAGGACGAAGGCAACGCAGTCGCAGCACCGCGACGCCGACTCCGTGGACATCATCTCCTCCCACATCAACGACCCGGAATACAACGGCGCCGCCCTGCTGCAAACGACAGCCATCGCCTACATGGTCGCCGGGCGCGACACGGTGGGGACCACCTTGCCGTGGTTCTTCTACAACCTCGCCATGAACCCGCACGTCGTGTCCGGCATCCGCGACGAGCTGGCACCCATCGTCGCGTCGCGCAGAGCAGCTTCTCCCAGTCCTCCCAGCAatggcgaccaccaccaccacacggCGGTGATGTTCTCGCCGGAGGACACCAAGCCGCTCGTCTACCTGCAGGCCGCGCTGTTCGAGACCCTGAGGCTGTACCCGCCGGGGCATATGGAGCGGAAGACGGCGGTCGCCGACGACGTGATGCCGAGCGGCCACGAGGTGCGTGCCGGCGACACCGTCCTCATCTCGCTCTACTCCATGGGCAGGATGGAGAGCCTGTGGGGGAAGGATTGCCGGGAGTACAGGCCGGAGAGgtggctcaccggcggcggcggtggcgcccagCTGCGGCACGTGCCGTCGCACAAGTTCCTGGCGTTCAACTCCGGGCCGAGGATGTGCCCCGGCAAGAACATCGCCGTGATGCTGATGAagatcatcgccgccgccgtggtgtgGAACTTCGACTTGGAGATGGTGGAAGGGCAGGCCGTGGAGCCGAAGATGTCGTGTCTTTTCCAGATGAAGAATGGGCTCATGCTGAAGGTGAAGAAGCCGCAAATCTGAAGAAAAGCTCTTGCATGCACGTATACGCATCTTGTCTCAATCGTCAGATTTGTGCAAGTCATCTACATAACATACAAGGAATAATAATATCCTTAAATAATAATATCCCACTAGCTACTTGAATAAAGAATAAAGTGTGTTTTTAATAATTTGCAATCCCTGCAATCATCTCACACCCGGAAATAATAACATCTattgagatgaatcttttaaaatGTTAGTAATTTGTTACTGTAGAATGCATGTAATGGAAGTGGTAATGTGGTATAGTACGTACTTATTATACAAAGGCAGTTTAGGTTTCACAAACAGAAAATGCAGTACGTCGCGAAGAGCTTGTTCGATGTATTAGTTTGCTTTATATTAATGTATTGTTACTAGTTTTGTTGTTTGTAGTTACTTTACACGTACTTAGCTAAAcaaaatgaaatatatatatatatatatatatatatatatatatatatatatatatatatatatatatatatatatatatatgactttTGGAGTCAACTAGGACTGACAAAGTTAGCTGGCCAAGCCAACACAAACGGCCAGTTGACCCCATCTTCTAAAGGGATATGCGGCCTGGAGGCCAAGCCAGGCCATTCGACCATTTTGCCAGGGTAGCCAGAGTGCCAGACACGAAGATATTTGGAAATATACTTTATATTTAACTTTTTGCAATTACatacatatttttcaaaaaattataaaaatatatgtgtgCCGCGGGCACCGATAGTTTAGCGTGGCACGAAGATGCAGGACCAGATAATCCTACACCGCGGACACGTGGTACCGCATGTCCGCTGCATAGGATTCTCCCGCCCGATAGTCTCGCATCTTCACATTGCGCTAACCAATGGGTCCCGCGTTTTTATCCCATGGTACATGTatattcttattttatttttcaaaaatatgtatataacaGCAAAACCTCTaaaaataaagtatattttcaaaaataaaatcagcTAGACAACTACTCACCTGACCTTCTCCTCCTATTTCGGTCCAAGAGCCTAAAATGACTTTGTAAGGGGGTCGACCGACCTATGACTAGGCTAGCCGGCCCAATCCACTCCGCTCCAACCAACTGGAAATTAAGCTGCAGCAAACTTCAAAGGCGCAACATCCAATGCTCGCAACCGCAATTAGAAAATGATAAGGACAAAAAAGCATTTTCGCTGACGTGAGGGTTTTATTTTCGCAGACGGACATGACTCTCggagccaaatgaccgcctacaaaattGTAAACTAGGGTGAAGCTCGCTgtctattttcgcaagcggaccacttaagcggtaTGCCTGCAAATATACCCTgatccgcctgtgaaaatagacGTGAAATATAAATAGACGTGACAtcacttagattttttttaagtccttacctctcctctccctcacctctcctctccctcagcgATGAGTGTTCGGCAACGGGGACGGCGGGAACCGGCAAAGGCGACGCGCGCGTGGGCGGCGGGATCCACGATGGCGACGCGCGTGAATGGGCGGCAGGATtcgcgacggcgaggcgcggggtcggcggcggcaatggctaGGCGAagcgcggggacggcgacgcTATGGGGCGGCACACCCCTAGCGCGgctcgcctcccctccctcccagatccggacgtaggggggaggggggaggccggtggcCTGTGGCATGGGGCGGACGGTGGCGGGGCGCGGCTGTGCGGCGGCAACGGCTGCATGCAACGGCAGAGGAGGGAGGTCAGCGGCAACATTCCCACCTCCCAGATCCAGCTGGCGGCCCTCCCATCCTGGATCTGGAAGCGTTGTGGgggagggtggcgacggcggctgcatgcagcggcggaggccggaggtcgtcggcggtgctcccctcccctcacggATCTGGCTGCGTCATGGGGAGGGCAGCGGCtgaggcggcgcggaggcgggaggtcatcggtggcagcggcggcggcgctcccacTCCCAGATCCGGATGGCAActtccctccccttccctcccctctcctcccctcggcAGCAGCGGTGGGCTGGCGCTGCGACCTCGTGGCGGCACagctctcctcccctcctcccctccctctccctcccaaaaccctcgtggtagggcggcggcggccaaaattttttttacgcTGAAAATATTTTCGCAGGTGGGTGGATTTGGCCGCCTGCAGCATTTGGTTGCAGGCGTTATGGACACCTAAAAAATACGTTTTGGCCGCctataaaaatgttttttcccAGTAGTGGGAGGAAATCAATCGACCTAAAGGAGGCTCGTCCGATCACTCACATGGCTGGCTTATCCTAGCTAGCCTGCTGGCCATTTGAAGATGGGAGCACCTCAAGCTTGTTAATTTGTAAGTACATATTGCTATCGTTTTAGGGTTTTATTAATGGTTAGCCTTTTTTGTTAATTTATACCACCTCCGTTTctgattataagactttctagcattgtccacattcatatagatgttaacatctatataaatatggagtcttataatctgaaatggaggaagtacaagTTTATTTATTAATGGTTAGCTTAATAGTAatgttaatttttgtttttttttgttaatttgtaCACTCACATGACTTTTTCTATCGTTTTAGGGTTTTATTAATACCACACATATTGCTACGTTTACTGCGTTTAGCCGAATGTTGTCCAAAATAACAAACGATCGAAATAATCGTAATATGCActgctaaaaaaatattcttgcTAGCTGCTGAAATCGATCAGTCTTTGCGCAACCAAAGGTCAGAGAAAATTGCCAATTTCCACAGGTGTGGCTTCTATTCGCgtacgaaaattgatttttttttcaagcgacatcttaacaagcactatgtacgaaaatttatttttgcaggtGACATCTTAAGTCATCCGCTAGAAAAAGGTTTTAACGCAAAAAACAATGGAAAATAAATCCGATTTTCACAGCAGGTTCATATTCAAGTGCACATCAAACCCAAGCCTGTTCAGATTCAAATTGGCATCAAATCCAAGCATGTTCAAATTCAAATCCACCATAGCGATGCAAAATCAACAAACAATAACTTCATCTAATGGTTGTTGTCGCTATCGCAGTCGCCATCTCATCGAGTTCCATCGGTGGAGGCACGGCGCAGATCCGGCCTTCCCACTAGCGGATCTAGGCCATGACGTGAAGCCGTAGCCCTCCCCTTTGCCCTCTTTGCCAAGTCATCCACGTGGAGGCTTCCGGCGCCAGATCAAGCGGCCCCGAGGTCAGTCGCCGCCCACTCTGGCGGTACCGTGGCCGGCCTCCTGCTGTTGTCGCCGTCCCGTAGCCCGCGCGCAGCTGCCATCTGCGACCCATAGCCAGCCTGTCGCTGATGTAGTATtcacgccgctgccgtcgccagcTCACCGCTGCTATCGCTGTCTGGTGGCCCACATGCCGCTGCCATCGCCGACCTGTGGCCGAGCCACCACTGCCATCACATTCCCGCCTCTGATCCATCGCTGCTGTCACAGTCCAGCCGCTAGCCCACCGTCGCAGTCTTTGTCGTCAGTCGCTTCCACCCTTTTGGGCTCCCCCATCCTCtgtcgccaccgccactgctgAGAATGAAGGGATTGGGGATGAGAACGAGTGCAGGAGTGGGTAGGAGATCTCATGGATAATAACTTGCTGAGAATGAGTGGAGAAGAGAGCTTCTCAATCAGTTCCACCGATATTTTATAagcctttcatttttttttcgccggCGGTGCAATAAGTGTTCTACATGCAAAAGTAAACTTTATTTTCATATGCGGACCATTTAAAGTAACCGTcagcgaaaattgatttttgctaGCATTTTTTTATTGGAATCACTTATGTATATTTCTACAAGCATGTGTTTTCAAATCcgccaataaaaataaaaggacggtatcagaaaaaaaagattttcgtAGTAGTGATATGCCTTGTAAAAAGATAATAGTAATCTATAAATCAAttctataatttttaaaaaaaataaatatgtgtcCAACTTGACATAAGCCACAATATTAGTGTTCTCTATAAGCTGCACTACAAAACCAACAACAGTCTTCTGAAATTCTGTTTTACAAGCTTTACACAGTACAACTTCATTTTAAAGAACTATTTAGTtgactagtttcaaattttaattattctaacaaaattgttgaaaTGAAATTAAAACAATCAATGGATAATGTAGCCTTAAAGCGACTTCAGTAACAGTGCCAAATAAAGCGATCGACCAATTGCCAATAATATTAAGCAATTCAATACGGTTAGCTGAAAGTCGTACATCCTTGTGCATCATTTCCCATACTTGCTGTAGAGATGTTATGGCCCAATTAgtgaactgatttttttttctaaaataatagaAGTATTATGTCTAGCGTCTGCACGCATCCTTAAAATTTATTGGCGTACACGAACAAAATGGCAATCAACACTATGcaggcaaaataaaaaaaaatggtgatagCTAGTTAACTAGTCGCCAACCAGTACACTGCATGATATCGTTattgatatttaaaatattaaaagatattttttattcaattaataataattattataattcCTAATTAGTTGAGATGTACTCGGTTTTAGGTCTTTGCATGATTGAGTTCTAAACAGCCATTCGAATCGGCTACTCCATTTCCTGTGAGCATGCTCTTCTTCAACGGCTAAACACTACCGGAGAAACCATCTtaatccacaatagtcctggttcaactaaaaaccgggactaaaaaccatTTTAGAACTCCCGTGGGCCAGGGCCGCCGGGCTGGGGAGATGAcgggagaagcggcggcggcgccctcccatCTACCAGAGGTGAGtcaggaggcggcagcggcggcgccggatttctttttcttttaagaatttGTAATTCATTGGATATGTGTGATGTGAtctgtgatgtaattttttcagaatttgtgatgtatttttttgacaatttgtgatgtgaatcttATGATTTTTGACgttgttactttgatttggggatgtacGGAGCAACTCGATTTggaatttgtgatgattttgtgattttggtGAGTTTGGcgtgaaatcaatatgcaaagaacaatgaaaaaaaaagaagaacaaagaCTGGACCCTCTTTGATCCCGATTGGTTCTTtgatcccggttggtaacaccaaccgggaataaagataaatctttagtcctggttatttTAACCGGGCATCTTTAATTCCGGATTCATGGTACCGGTtgtataaccgggactatagggggttacAAATCATGGGTAAAAACCCTTTCTTCAGCAGTGAAAATTTGGCTAAAAGTTGGAAACAATGGTATCACATTCCCACAACATGCAGAATATAGATGTGTTTTAACTTTTAACATGACACACAATGTTAAATGTAGAGCTACGGTTATCCATCAAATCGATGgccagatattttttttagcgtGTGAGCATCTGCGAAATGATCATTAATTTTATGTTAACGTGTGAGCTTCTTGAAAATGTTCAATTAGTATTACTGTAGGTAGAAAGATATATATCAAACATTACTGCAGATAAAGTGTAACAAAATTTGCCATACAACACTGAAACAACATGGAATTTGCAAATACACAGCAAAACTGATACTTTGTTCTTGGACACTCCAATTTTGTGTGGATATTTGCTAATGGCTACAGTGGGGATAATATAATGGCAAATTGCTGTAGAGTATTACAACTTTGTGGTTTTAGTTCGTACAGCTAAAGTCAATCTTTAAGAAAAGACATTCTCAAATAtggatatatgtatatataagtctattaaaaatatttatatttaaataggagagaaaaacaaTATGAAATGTTAGAAATGCCTATAGCCCACTTGTCATATTCTTCCACCACAACCCTTCTCTCATTatgtttaaaaagaaaaacctccCTTCTCTCATCCCCTTTCTGATCCCTTGCATGGTACCAATGCAAAGTGAGTGCCGACGTAGCTGCCGCCGTGGCGAGGATGATGAGAAGCAATGCAGCGAGGCTAGCAGTCACGTGCTCCTCAATATCTTTGACATGTTTGGAgtagcgttttttttttttttacagataaTGCCCTTTACCGGTCGCCCGGCGTGGGGGGAGCCGGATCAGGCGCTCCCCCCGTGCCCCCTCCCCCCATGTGCCTACTTGGCCCACCCActtcttcctccctttttttcacaaaagatgtttcacctagtgtactaccaatgtttcactatttatagatctaatgttgcagtgaattaaaaatactcttttgcaacaaaaaaacctacatattttggaaactttctattaagggaatttggtttattttttgttgcacaaaaaatatttcacctaatgtactcataatgtttcactatgtaagatctaatgttgcactgaatgaaacattccattgcaacaaaaaacccacatattttggaaaccccctattaagggaatttggtttattttttgttccaccgaaattgtttcacctagtgtattcacaatgtttcactatgtatagatataatgttacagtgaactgaaacattcattcgctatttgctgaaacattatttttatataaggtgaaacaacacccgatttaaacgagtgaaacattttcgatctacttagtgaaacaattccgatatatctagtggaacatcgtgcaacatttaaaaataattcaataataagctaaaaaaaattttcatcggaatatatccatgtgtggtcttgttttgaagatttaattgcaatgaatttaatggtgcaatcggatcatgatttggataagtaatttaagagataaatcaatttaaagtaattttgcacgtaaatcggacgctgacgtcatgctgacgtcagcgcccgattttaccCCCTCCCGATGGGGCGCAGAGTCATCTCCGTTTTTTCCACAGTAGTTTTTGCTTTCCCTTTTAATTgtagtttttgtttgtttctttctccCTTCCCCCGGCATAGGTCTGTCTGGATAATtgcgttgtgtaacaaaaaATTCTCTAAATTCtctttcttctaatatattgatgtgcaatTATTTTGCGTGtttgcgaaaaaaaaatatcattgacGTGTGCACCCTAGGACTCCACCAGTGCCGCCATGTCCAGGGACAACCATAGTAGCTCGAGCAGCCCGACCTCCACCTTCTCCGCCTCCATGAAGGACATCATGGCCGCCCACACCATAACCTCATCACCGGCCAACCCACTGTTGCAGTCCCTCCAACATGATGCCCTTCCCTGGGCGATGGAGCAGATCAGCAACTACCTCACCGGGAGGCCCCTTGCTGGCGCATGGATCTGGCGATCGATGGGCGGCACATGATGTCATCCATGGCAAccagagaaagagaaaggggtGGTGGTAGGAAGCAATGGCATGTCATCTTCCCACCACCGAGATTTGGAGGTCACCAGCCCCGTGCCTTTGTGCTATAGGCCTAGTAGCCTCAAGGCTCTCTGCACGGTGCCATTTCTCCGCCAACTGATCACATTAATGGCTGCTTCTTGCTTCTTGTAGTCCTAGCCATGGCATGCTAGAAGTCATCTCGCTCGGCTCGACCACGTGTATAAGTCAGAAACCTGAAATGAAATCCTAAAACAAAAAGTTAATTATAGTGTGATCCATCTTCTTCTATTACCAAAGTTTTATTTTAAGTCCTCCTTTAACTAATATTTTCACTTTAAACAAGGTGAGATTATTTTCGTTACACTTTAGACCATTCCATGTCACTTTTGTAGTACCTCCTATACCagatataatattttataggtATCAGATTTAATATTTAGGTACCATACTAACATTATCCTGACGCTAGAAATTTCCATGGAACGATATATCATTATGTAGTAGTATAGTATTTTTAGACGTAAGAGATTTCTTTTGCATCGATATTACTGTTCGGTAGTATCTTTATCTTTatgtattataaaaatttaaggtgTTTTTGCCAGAAATTTCGTACGTCACGCCCCTAAgtgcatcaatttttttttattttttatgtccGATTCAGTTCCCGTATAATGCCCGaatttttctcccaaatcacTTACGGCTTACCTCCGCACGTTCAAGCGTAGCAAAATAATCGGACGCATGTGTGCAGATATGCacgggagtggattctaatccctcgagaggatattccctcgtatacctttttcttttaaattcgatgtaaatagttgtgaaaaattctgaaaaaaattgacaatgtagagtataatgatacctactagtccaccaaaattcaagttcaaattcgatctacacatcgagaaaaaaaaagacaaatttagatataaacagtaggatactattcatacgctgaatttttattttttatatctttACGTATACTTAAGATTTTGtagagttgtatatatgtgttgtatgaatgttgtcaaatttttccaaaatttttcataatcatttagatggtttttgagcaaacgagggaacatcccctcaagggattagaatagtttcccgaTCGCAAAATCTATTTCGAGAGCCATCTTGATTTAGACTTACTAGTTAGCGTTACAGACATGCATGCAAGTAGTTTTTGCTATTAGGttatgcatatttttttcttcttatgaaattttctcttaaattacttatccgatctataatccgattacactattgtgttcgtaacaattaaatcttcacaacaagatctcacatgattatattttgatgaaaaatcataaattacttttatgatatgtctaaattacttttagatttcactaagttacttcttagacatacaaaagtaaattcagtaaagcctaaaagtaatttacatatattatagaagtaaatccgttgtagagataaaaacatgactctatctagaattaaattaatcagcacaaattatggaattaactaaaaacaataataaaagtaatcacatcagagcattatgaatgtataggaagtattttaatcaaatctgaaaaagtaacttatatatatgataattatatatatgataatttgttcaatgaaaaaaggtattaattaaagttactttctttttgttataagttacttctataatatatgtaaattacttttaagttttactgaatttacttttgtatgtctaagaagtaacttagtgaaatctaaaagtaatttagacatatcataaaaataatttgtgatttttcatcaaaatataatcatgtgagatcttgatgtaaagatttaattattacaaacataacggtgtaatcggattgtagattgAATGAgtagtttaaaagaaaattgtatttgaagtataggtggatggtgtctcttatagatggagtggtagctggtttagacaaaccagctaccactagctgtgtagtcacgttcCCTCCagatctggcagaggggagcccgttgccaccgccgctgccactgcatgcctcccctcccgccggatctggcagaggggaggtCGCCGCTCGTCGCTACCGCCTCTCCTACCGCCGCCTGCACTACTGCCGCCGCCGAGAGACCGTGGTGGAGAATGAGAGAGAGCTGACATAGAAAGGAAAGGGCGGGTGTGAGCGtgagaggagagggggtgagTGGATAAGGGCACCCCCTCACCTCCCACTCAGCTTATTATCCTCGCCTCCCCGTgcgataaaagaaaaaaaactagctatctctcagctcggctcggctcgtttgatagggtgtcggtttttaattaactgACACCTATAACATATTAAAGATACcggtcttttttaaaaaaaccggcacctatagtataGGTGGCGGTTCTTCTATAGAACTGACACCTATAGTgtattaaaggtgccggttttcttttttcatctTTTGAATGGGGAAAAGcactataggtgttggttttagcTGTTCTGGCACCTATAGTTCCGACTTGTATGTgcctttttgtagtagtgagttTTGTGCATGGTAAAACAATTACTATTGGTTTGTACAAGTAATTTGTTTCACAAAATATCGATAAGTCAAACTTTTACTCGTGTATTATTATGCTGAATCAACATGCATAAAATAATTATCCACTGACAACAGACATCATCATCCTCCCAATAGACATCTTTACAAATCAAAAATCAACAAACAAATTCGGAAATCACATCGATCAACACAAATTAGAGCAGGtgcaatagcagactataagctagctataaagacatttcgagaagataaaggatgagagagaagagcagtggattacagatttatagccagttgCAGCATAGACTCCAAGGtgaatgtgtgtatgataggtgggacca
The Oryza glaberrima chromosome 8, OglaRS2, whole genome shotgun sequence DNA segment above includes these coding regions:
- the LOC127783280 gene encoding noroxomaritidine synthase 2-like, with amino-acid sequence MARGSAATSSIRFFITCDPENVRHIFTSNHGNYPKGHEFAEIFDIMAGVSFTLDGEPYLRLRAKMLSVLGDPRLVASMAASCLDKVRDGVLPFLARVATAGAPFDMQDFAGRLMFDVTSMAVFGVHPGYLSSDMMPPAHAAAAMDTVMKVGLLRHVMPASLWKAMRRLNIGPERRLAAAHRVLHGFVGEMMEARTKATQSQHRDADSVDIISSHINDPEYNGAALLQTTAIAYMVAGRDTVGTTLPWFFYNLAMNPHVVSGIRDELAPIVASRRAASPSPPSNGDHHHHTAVMFSPEDTKPLVYLQAALFETLRLYPPGHMERKTAVADDVMPSGHEVRAGDTVLISLYSMGRMESLWGKDCREYRPERWLTGGGGGAQLRHVPSHKFLAFNSGPRMCPGKNIAVMLMKIIAAAVVWNFDLEMVEGQAVEPKMSCLFQMKNGLMLKVKKPQI